The Thalassotalea sp. HSM 43 genome window below encodes:
- a CDS encoding TonB-dependent receptor, which produces MKFKLNNISRCFAVLSLGTAISYPALAQQQGQQETQPQTQQALEQQGLEHITVTSTKRSQSINDIPMSIQAIDGEALTAESIEDLGELSGAIPNLIISETLGTTNVNIRGMGTGTDRSFEQSVSMFIDGIYMPRSRQYRSPFLDTERVEVLRGTQAVLFGLNSTAGAISVVSKKSRPEDDFYAQVSVDHETEAAETVLVGVVGGGVSDTLGLRLAVQNVESDGFGENTFTGEDTGGKEQTLIRLSGVWEPTADLTVTAKVENAEYDVDGNLHNTFTENGDYDFDISMDGGNLPLFVRNEYSDFDHPRSTAGMEQESTNVAIDISYDINDYTLSAIIGYSDFEFTHALDLDSTSDWILGPLLGAPVIPATPTLDNILHENYEQTSFELRLASPVSDTFSYIIGLYYQESELENVNPNITNTEFVYPALAALPFTHEWAEASFDQDTEAYSVFANATWAFSDDWRAIFGARYISEDKEHSRKTTNLVRDPEGNWLPVPGLIIFTGTFDGLTGDRTSENFMPEAMLQWDANDDTMVYAKVGTSAKSGGFASSVQLRDENQFEYDDEEALGYEAGVKMTFAEGSADVNLAIFRTEYDDLQVNTFDENGLPAIQNAASSISQGLELESRWMVNDWLLVGASVAYLDAEYDDFERGSCNGQELAAGLSNPCDKSGETMPFAPEVSGKVFADVIYPAFSGVDLTFGVSVQYSDEFYTEGTLDERGLQESFTKVNARIGLKSSDDIWDLSVIGKNLGDEITLGSYQSFLGQNVATFKAPMTVNLQATYRFGG; this is translated from the coding sequence ATGAAATTTAAGTTAAATAACATCAGTCGTTGTTTCGCTGTTTTGTCGTTGGGAACCGCAATAAGCTATCCGGCGCTGGCACAACAGCAAGGACAGCAAGAAACACAACCACAAACACAGCAAGCGCTTGAACAACAAGGTCTGGAGCACATAACCGTAACCTCAACCAAACGCAGTCAATCCATTAATGATATACCTATGTCTATTCAGGCGATTGATGGTGAAGCGTTGACGGCTGAATCCATAGAAGACTTAGGTGAATTGTCAGGTGCCATTCCAAATCTAATTATTTCTGAAACCTTAGGCACAACCAACGTCAATATTCGTGGTATGGGTACGGGTACAGATCGTAGCTTTGAACAATCGGTGAGTATGTTTATTGATGGTATTTATATGCCTCGTTCGCGTCAATATCGTTCACCATTTCTAGATACTGAACGGGTAGAAGTTTTGCGCGGCACCCAAGCGGTATTATTCGGTCTAAACTCGACCGCTGGTGCGATAAGCGTAGTATCTAAAAAATCTCGTCCAGAAGATGATTTTTATGCTCAGGTAAGTGTTGACCATGAAACTGAAGCGGCAGAAACCGTATTGGTAGGGGTTGTCGGTGGTGGTGTTAGCGACACGCTAGGCCTGCGTTTAGCTGTGCAGAATGTCGAATCTGATGGCTTTGGTGAGAACACCTTTACCGGTGAAGACACCGGTGGTAAAGAACAGACCCTTATTCGTTTGAGTGGGGTGTGGGAGCCAACGGCAGATTTAACCGTTACGGCAAAAGTTGAAAATGCTGAATACGATGTTGATGGCAATTTGCATAACACCTTTACTGAAAACGGTGATTATGATTTTGATATCAGCATGGACGGTGGTAACTTGCCATTGTTTGTTCGTAACGAATACAGTGATTTTGATCACCCTCGCAGCACGGCGGGGATGGAACAAGAGTCAACCAATGTAGCTATCGATATTTCCTACGATATTAATGACTATACGCTATCTGCCATTATTGGCTACTCGGACTTTGAATTTACCCATGCCCTTGATTTGGATTCGACCTCTGATTGGATCCTTGGGCCATTGTTGGGCGCACCTGTTATCCCGGCGACGCCTACGCTAGATAATATCTTGCACGAAAACTACGAGCAAACCAGCTTTGAATTGCGTTTGGCATCACCGGTTTCTGATACCTTTAGCTACATCATTGGTTTGTATTATCAAGAAAGCGAATTAGAAAACGTTAACCCAAACATCACCAACACCGAATTCGTTTATCCAGCGCTAGCGGCTCTGCCATTTACGCATGAATGGGCGGAAGCGAGTTTTGATCAAGACACCGAAGCTTATTCTGTTTTTGCTAATGCAACCTGGGCGTTTAGTGACGATTGGCGTGCCATTTTTGGCGCACGTTATATCAGTGAAGATAAAGAACACAGCCGTAAAACCACGAACCTTGTGCGAGATCCTGAAGGTAACTGGCTACCAGTACCTGGGCTAATTATCTTTACCGGTACCTTTGACGGCTTGACTGGCGATAGAACCTCTGAAAACTTCATGCCAGAAGCTATGCTGCAGTGGGATGCCAACGATGACACTATGGTATACGCCAAAGTTGGCACCAGCGCCAAATCTGGTGGTTTTGCCAGCTCAGTGCAATTGCGTGACGAAAATCAATTTGAATACGACGATGAAGAAGCGCTTGGTTATGAAGCCGGTGTCAAAATGACTTTTGCTGAGGGCTCTGCGGATGTCAACTTAGCTATCTTCAGAACCGAATACGACGACTTACAGGTTAATACCTTTGATGAAAACGGCTTGCCAGCCATTCAAAACGCGGCGTCTTCTATTTCACAAGGCTTAGAACTAGAGTCGCGTTGGATGGTCAATGATTGGTTACTTGTCGGTGCATCTGTTGCCTACCTTGATGCCGAATACGATGATTTTGAACGTGGTTCTTGTAATGGTCAGGAGTTAGCTGCCGGGTTAAGCAACCCTTGTGATAAATCCGGTGAAACCATGCCATTTGCACCTGAGGTGTCAGGTAAAGTCTTTGCCGATGTCATCTATCCAGCGTTTAGTGGAGTAGACCTAACCTTTGGTGTCAGCGTGCAGTATTCGGATGAATTCTACACCGAAGGTACGCTGGATGAGCGCGGCCTGCAAGAATCCTTTACCAAAGTGAATGCTCGTATTGGTT
- a CDS encoding AraC family transcriptional regulator has product MSSLTLTTHHGNILSLLELLNSYGVDNESLAATLSLDISQLRSKSIRLNAEQLDELITMALELTDDPLLPIHFAEYVHPTTYHALGMSLLSSVSLRDYWQRLHKFFALVSTITSLSLELDGESPYVEFRALVKHPETTRHFHSTTIVAVLIKMIRQIFRPNYTPHRLQLMGQINLATEQQYVDHFGCAIEYNCDSTRIFLNRDELDLALPAANAELCRQLDGLVIKYLETLSKTSLTAKVKELLIASLPANNFARESIAKQLYMSPRTFHDKLKKEKTSFQQLLDETRQELACRYLEEMKVPVGELTHLLGFADSSSFTRAFKRWYGVAPSRYKKTLSSSS; this is encoded by the coding sequence ATGTCCTCACTTACGCTAACGACCCACCATGGTAATATTCTATCGCTGCTGGAATTACTCAATTCCTATGGCGTTGATAATGAATCGTTAGCAGCGACCTTATCTTTGGATATATCCCAGTTGCGCAGTAAAAGCATACGCCTTAATGCCGAACAACTGGATGAATTGATCACCATGGCACTCGAGCTCACCGACGACCCTTTACTGCCTATTCACTTTGCCGAATACGTTCATCCGACAACGTACCACGCATTAGGTATGTCATTATTATCGTCTGTCAGCTTGCGCGACTATTGGCAGCGCTTGCATAAATTTTTTGCTTTAGTAAGTACCATCACCTCACTTTCTCTTGAGCTGGATGGGGAAAGCCCTTACGTTGAGTTTCGTGCTTTGGTTAAACACCCAGAAACGACCCGTCATTTTCACTCAACCACCATTGTTGCGGTGTTGATCAAAATGATCAGGCAGATATTTCGCCCTAACTATACGCCGCACAGATTGCAGTTGATGGGGCAAATAAATCTCGCTACCGAGCAACAATACGTTGATCACTTTGGCTGCGCTATCGAATATAATTGTGACTCAACTCGTATTTTCCTTAATCGCGACGAACTCGACTTAGCCTTACCTGCCGCGAATGCTGAGCTTTGTCGTCAGCTTGATGGTTTGGTGATTAAATATCTGGAAACCTTATCGAAAACCAGTCTTACGGCAAAAGTTAAAGAGCTGTTAATCGCCTCATTACCGGCGAATAATTTTGCTCGGGAAAGCATTGCCAAACAGCTATATATGAGTCCGAGAACCTTTCATGACAAACTCAAAAAAGAGAAGACATCATTTCAACAGCTCTTAGATGAAACGCGGCAGGAGCTGGCATGTCGTTATTTAGAAGAAATGAAGGTACCGGTTGGCGAGTTAACCCACTTATTGGGTTTTGCCGATAGCAGCAGTTTTACTCGCGCTTTCAAGCGTTGGTATGGCGTCGCACCAAGTCGTTATAAAAAAACGCTTTCGAGTTCGTCATAA
- a CDS encoding CaiB/BaiF CoA transferase family protein: MENDKKSGPLTGCTFIEIEGIGPGPFAGMMLSDMGATVIVIERPDGNDSIDLADKDILKRGKQSIAVDLKSDKGRDLVLQLIANADGLIEGMRPGVMERLGLGPDVCLGVNRKLVYGRMTGWGQTGPMSERAGHDINYIGLSGALWYAGKPGDAPFAPPTLAGDIGGGATYLVIGLLAGVLNAKANGQGQVVDANIVDGSANMMNLILSMVANNMASFNRGQSILDGPHWFDSYKTSDNKAVTVGPLERKFYHIMLDALGLGEDDDFKQQFDPSLWPKQKQKLQQIFAAHTQAHWDQVFAGLDACYAPVLSPAQAAQHEHNQQRGYYFEKDGILQAAAAPRFSQTPSFDKGDIALRGADSQRILHTLGLNDNDIKDLVDEGIVGLR; this comes from the coding sequence ATGGAAAATGATAAAAAATCGGGTCCATTAACAGGCTGTACCTTTATTGAGATTGAAGGCATAGGTCCAGGTCCTTTTGCCGGTATGATGTTAAGCGATATGGGCGCTACGGTGATAGTGATTGAACGCCCTGATGGCAATGACTCTATTGATTTGGCCGACAAAGATATTCTCAAACGCGGTAAACAGTCTATCGCTGTTGATTTAAAGTCTGACAAAGGTCGCGACTTAGTTTTACAACTCATCGCTAATGCCGATGGCTTAATTGAAGGCATGAGGCCAGGAGTAATGGAACGTTTGGGCTTAGGTCCTGATGTTTGCTTAGGCGTTAATCGAAAACTTGTTTATGGTCGAATGACCGGTTGGGGACAGACTGGACCTATGAGCGAACGAGCAGGCCATGATATCAATTACATTGGCTTGTCAGGCGCACTTTGGTATGCCGGTAAACCAGGTGATGCGCCATTTGCGCCACCGACATTGGCCGGCGATATAGGCGGTGGCGCGACTTACTTAGTGATTGGCTTATTGGCTGGTGTACTGAATGCCAAAGCTAATGGGCAGGGGCAAGTAGTCGATGCCAATATCGTCGATGGTTCTGCCAATATGATGAATCTGATTTTGTCGATGGTGGCCAATAATATGGCCAGTTTTAATCGAGGGCAAAGTATTCTCGATGGACCGCATTGGTTTGATAGTTATAAAACCAGCGATAACAAAGCGGTTACCGTCGGGCCTTTAGAGCGTAAGTTTTATCATATTATGCTCGACGCGCTTGGGCTTGGCGAAGATGATGACTTCAAGCAACAGTTTGACCCGAGTTTGTGGCCTAAGCAAAAGCAAAAATTACAACAAATATTTGCCGCTCATACTCAGGCTCATTGGGACCAGGTTTTTGCTGGACTCGATGCGTGTTACGCGCCGGTATTGAGTCCAGCGCAAGCGGCGCAGCATGAACATAACCAACAGCGTGGTTATTATTTTGAGAAAGACGGTATATTGCAGGCGGCCGCCGCGCCAAGGTTTAGCCAAACCCCAAGTTTTGACAAGGGTGATATTGCGTTGCGAGGCGCTGACAGTCAGCGCATATTGCACACATTAGGGCTAAACGATAATGATATAAAAGACTTGGTTGATGAAGGTATTGTTGGCTTGCGATAG
- a CDS encoding indolepyruvate ferredoxin oxidoreductase family protein: protein MQDSKVSLQDKYERDKDSAYMTGSQALVRALLEQRWLDEKNGLNTAGYISGYRGSPMTAMDVQLWREEQRLTENHIKFVPGINENMAMTSVWGTQQIDYFGDQNYDGVFAMWYGKGPGVDQTIDGLRQGNWHGSAKHGGALILAGDDPNMSSTINNYHSEILFEDLLMPVLFPADIQEVLDYALMGIALSRFSGAWVGYKLLPETIETSSRVNIADNRFDIIYPDYDFPEGGLNARKQDSPYIQEQRIKQHKLKAALHFARANNLNKITFDSENAKIGIVAMGKIWRDSLQSLKDLGLDESHLQQLGIRILKVSMPFPVDLQTYREFADGLEHVIVIEDKREILEKGIIQACYDLPEAQRPKVHGRYDQQGNAILQNFGNINTDHITKALATHLLNIAPQHMVEQKLQDLQQSGCKLAALPSLNMARLPYFCSGCPHNSSTVTPEGSRSFGGVGCHYMANWMDRDVDLYTHMGGEGATWIGLSPFVKTEHMFQNLGDGTYYHSGSVAVRAAIAAGINITYKILYNDAVAMTGGQPVDGPISVNNIAEQMRAEGVERIAIVSDDIAKYNNYPAFPAATTIHHRDDLNLLQQELRQIKGVSVLIYDQTCASEKRRRRKRGKFPDPAKRMFINDRVCEGCGDCGEQSNCLSVEPLTTEFGRKRHINQSTCNKDYRCNDGFCPSFVTVLGGDVKKGKGISAKPDLLANLPEPQRPTINGDDTYNIIITGVGGTGVVTVGQILGMAAHIDDKGLSVVEQLGFAQKGGPVKSHVKIGNSADSIKGVRITSGQADLLLACDMLAGSDDETLSMVQQGRTYAVVNNHQAITGEFTRDGDLQYPIDAVESRLQSALGSELEFIEASKIATQLMGDAIAVNLFVVGYAWQKGRLPLSQQAIMQAIALNGVAVEFNQQAFTWGRNFAHDANTTLQQLNNNANDSGPVTLSERIALRFEELVQYQDQFYAERYQSLVNKVNEAEKRLDITDSSLTEAVAMYAYKLMAYKDEYEVARLYSSKEFLTKLNAQFEGDIKLQFNLSPPLIAPKNKSTGKPKKIQLGSWVLKAFAILAKFKGLRGSAFDIFGKTAERKMERALIEEYFLLVDELLLNLDQSNYHLAVQLAKLPDIIRGYGHVKEANVEQYQQALKQQLHTFKHAHLAVEAQIDVVNV, encoded by the coding sequence ATGCAAGATTCAAAGGTTTCTCTACAGGATAAGTACGAGCGCGATAAAGACAGTGCCTATATGACAGGATCACAGGCATTGGTCCGTGCTTTGCTTGAACAGCGTTGGCTTGATGAAAAAAACGGTTTAAACACCGCCGGTTATATTAGTGGTTATCGTGGTTCACCGATGACCGCGATGGACGTTCAATTATGGCGCGAAGAGCAACGATTGACTGAAAACCACATTAAGTTTGTCCCTGGTATCAACGAAAATATGGCGATGACATCGGTTTGGGGAACACAGCAGATCGACTATTTTGGTGATCAAAACTACGATGGTGTTTTTGCTATGTGGTATGGCAAAGGCCCTGGTGTTGATCAAACCATTGACGGTTTACGCCAAGGAAACTGGCATGGCAGTGCTAAACACGGTGGGGCACTTATTCTTGCCGGCGATGATCCGAATATGTCGTCAACGATTAATAACTATCACAGTGAAATCTTATTTGAAGATTTGCTGATGCCAGTATTGTTTCCTGCCGATATTCAAGAGGTGCTTGATTATGCCTTAATGGGTATTGCGCTATCTCGCTTTAGCGGGGCTTGGGTCGGCTACAAGCTATTACCAGAAACCATTGAAACGTCTTCTCGAGTCAATATTGCCGACAATCGATTTGACATTATTTACCCAGATTATGACTTTCCAGAAGGTGGTCTAAACGCGCGTAAGCAAGACTCACCATACATTCAAGAGCAACGCATTAAGCAACATAAGCTCAAAGCCGCGCTGCATTTTGCTCGAGCCAATAATCTCAATAAAATTACCTTTGATAGCGAAAATGCCAAAATAGGTATTGTTGCCATGGGTAAGATTTGGCGTGATAGTTTGCAATCTTTAAAAGACCTAGGACTGGATGAGTCACACCTACAGCAACTTGGCATTCGTATTTTGAAAGTGTCTATGCCGTTTCCAGTCGACTTACAGACCTACCGAGAATTCGCCGATGGCTTAGAGCATGTCATCGTAATCGAAGATAAGCGTGAAATTCTTGAAAAAGGCATTATTCAAGCCTGTTACGATTTGCCTGAAGCACAACGTCCTAAAGTGCATGGTCGTTACGATCAGCAAGGCAATGCGATCTTGCAAAATTTTGGTAACATCAATACCGACCATATCACCAAGGCATTGGCTACGCACTTATTGAATATTGCACCACAGCACATGGTCGAACAAAAGTTACAAGACTTACAGCAATCCGGTTGCAAATTAGCGGCCCTACCAAGCTTAAATATGGCTCGTTTACCGTATTTTTGTTCTGGCTGTCCACATAATAGTTCAACGGTTACCCCCGAAGGCAGTCGCAGCTTTGGTGGTGTTGGTTGTCACTATATGGCGAATTGGATGGACAGAGACGTCGATTTATATACCCATATGGGCGGTGAAGGAGCAACCTGGATTGGTCTATCACCGTTCGTCAAGACCGAGCATATGTTTCAAAACCTCGGGGATGGTACCTACTATCACTCCGGCTCTGTAGCGGTTCGTGCTGCTATTGCCGCAGGCATAAACATCACTTATAAAATCTTGTATAACGATGCAGTTGCGATGACCGGTGGACAACCGGTCGATGGTCCCATTTCGGTTAATAATATTGCCGAGCAAATGCGCGCGGAAGGTGTTGAGCGCATTGCTATCGTTAGCGATGATATTGCTAAATATAACAATTACCCTGCGTTTCCAGCGGCAACAACAATACATCATCGTGATGATTTGAATTTACTACAACAAGAACTTAGGCAGATCAAAGGCGTAAGTGTGCTTATTTACGATCAGACCTGTGCCTCGGAAAAGCGCCGTCGACGTAAACGTGGCAAGTTTCCAGATCCTGCCAAACGTATGTTTATCAATGACCGCGTGTGTGAAGGGTGTGGTGATTGTGGCGAGCAATCGAACTGTTTGTCAGTCGAACCGCTAACCACCGAATTTGGCCGCAAACGCCATATAAACCAATCAACTTGCAATAAAGACTATCGCTGTAACGATGGATTTTGCCCGAGCTTTGTTACGGTCTTGGGTGGCGATGTGAAAAAAGGAAAGGGCATTAGCGCCAAGCCAGATTTATTAGCAAACTTGCCTGAGCCACAACGACCGACCATTAATGGCGATGATACATACAACATCATTATCACCGGTGTTGGTGGTACTGGGGTGGTAACCGTTGGCCAAATATTGGGTATGGCGGCTCATATCGACGACAAAGGTTTATCGGTAGTTGAGCAACTTGGATTTGCGCAAAAAGGTGGTCCGGTTAAGTCGCATGTAAAAATAGGCAATAGCGCTGACTCAATTAAGGGCGTTCGAATTACTTCGGGACAAGCGGATTTGCTGTTAGCTTGCGATATGTTAGCTGGTAGTGATGATGAAACCTTGAGTATGGTGCAACAGGGCAGAACCTATGCGGTGGTCAATAATCATCAGGCGATAACCGGTGAGTTTACCCGCGACGGTGACTTACAGTATCCAATTGACGCGGTTGAAAGCCGTTTGCAGAGCGCTCTGGGGAGTGAACTCGAATTCATTGAAGCCAGCAAAATAGCGACTCAATTAATGGGAGATGCGATTGCGGTCAATTTATTTGTGGTCGGCTACGCATGGCAAAAAGGTCGTTTACCATTATCACAGCAAGCCATTATGCAAGCCATTGCTTTAAATGGTGTCGCCGTTGAGTTTAATCAACAAGCGTTTACTTGGGGACGTAATTTCGCCCACGACGCAAACACGACACTGCAACAATTAAACAATAATGCCAATGACTCGGGGCCTGTGACGTTATCGGAACGTATTGCCTTAAGATTTGAAGAACTGGTGCAATACCAAGACCAGTTTTACGCTGAACGTTATCAGTCACTAGTTAATAAGGTTAACGAGGCGGAAAAACGCTTAGATATAACAGACAGTAGTCTGACCGAAGCGGTAGCTATGTATGCCTATAAATTGATGGCATATAAAGATGAATACGAAGTGGCACGCTTGTATAGCAGCAAGGAATTTCTAACCAAATTAAACGCCCAATTTGAAGGCGATATTAAACTGCAATTTAATTTGTCACCGCCACTTATTGCCCCGAAAAACAAATCGACCGGCAAACCGAAAAAAATTCAACTTGGCAGCTGGGTGTTAAAAGCATTCGCGATATTGGCCAAATTTAAAGGTTTACGAGGCAGTGCATTTGATATTTTTGGTAAAACCGCTGAGCGAAAAATGGAACGTGCCCTTATCGAAGAGTACTTTTTATTGGTCGATGAATTGCTACTAAATCTTGATCAAAGCAATTATCATTTGGCTGTGCAGTTAGCAAAACTGCCGGACATTATTCGCGGCTATGGTCATGTCAAAGAAGCGAATGTTGAGCAGTATCAACAAGCGCTGAAGCAACAGCTGCATACCTTTAAGCATGCGCATTTAGCGGTCGAAGCGCAAATCGACGTTGTTAATGTATAA
- a CDS encoding RidA family protein, protein MVDNMTPEQRMQQLGYDITAELQLPAGFEVLLSMVKVLDKRVIVSGHGALNPDGTIAAHLMGKVGDTVTIEQAQEAAKLTALAMIGSLKRELGELSRIKSWVKVLGMVNSTPDFNGQTPVIDGFSRTIIEIFGKDVGMACRSAVGMAALPMNLSVEVEAELELH, encoded by the coding sequence ATGGTAGATAACATGACACCCGAACAACGTATGCAACAACTGGGCTACGACATTACAGCAGAGCTGCAACTGCCGGCTGGTTTTGAAGTCTTGCTATCGATGGTAAAGGTTTTAGATAAGCGCGTTATCGTATCTGGGCATGGCGCATTAAATCCTGATGGCACCATTGCCGCTCACCTTATGGGCAAAGTTGGTGACACCGTCACAATTGAACAAGCTCAAGAAGCTGCGAAACTTACAGCGCTAGCCATGATTGGCAGCTTAAAGCGCGAACTTGGCGAATTATCACGCATCAAATCTTGGGTCAAAGTGTTAGGAATGGTCAATTCTACCCCTGACTTTAATGGCCAGACCCCTGTCATCGATGGCTTTTCACGAACCATCATTGAAATTTTCGGTAAAGACGTTGGTATGGCCTGTCGCAGTGCGGTGGGCATGGCGGCGTTACCAATGAACCTATCGGTTGAAGTCGAAGCAGAATTAGAACTGCACTAA
- a CDS encoding alpha-hydroxy acid oxidase: protein MQQDKIPARLKHCLSVRDVQKVALKSLPWSIREYIEGGGDDEKTLRENSRGFDDYTLMTDMGTGQETADTQTVILGQPSASPILLSPWGVHQLMHKDGERATAKAAMQTGCIYSMSNFSTTSIEDVAHISDAAKFFQLQPARDKAIMLEQMQRAKAAGYKALIVTIDNPIHGNRERDHRSGFGLPPTFPMRSLLSLMAHPKWVFNYLRNKPNFANFSRYFADGKDHMWLFHNLVTPITWDTLQFVRDNWDAPMAVKGIMSSKNAKQAVSIGCDGVIVSNQGGRNFDGITSTIAALEEVVDAISGQADIILDGGIRRGSDVVKALALGATACSTARPFVYGLSAAGQQGVEYVINLLRAEVERAMVVSGAKDIASINADMLRR, encoded by the coding sequence ATGCAACAAGATAAAATACCCGCTCGCCTTAAACATTGTTTAAGTGTTCGAGATGTACAAAAAGTGGCTCTTAAATCATTGCCGTGGTCGATACGAGAGTATATCGAAGGTGGCGGTGATGATGAAAAAACTCTGCGGGAAAATAGCCGTGGTTTTGACGATTACACGCTAATGACCGATATGGGCACTGGACAGGAAACCGCCGATACACAGACGGTTATCCTTGGCCAACCATCGGCGTCACCCATATTGTTGTCACCATGGGGTGTGCATCAATTGATGCATAAAGACGGTGAGCGAGCAACCGCGAAAGCAGCAATGCAAACCGGCTGTATTTATTCGATGTCGAATTTTTCAACCACCTCTATCGAAGATGTTGCTCATATCAGTGACGCAGCTAAGTTTTTTCAATTGCAACCGGCTCGTGACAAAGCCATCATGCTTGAACAAATGCAACGCGCCAAGGCTGCCGGTTACAAAGCGTTAATCGTCACCATCGATAACCCCATACATGGTAATCGAGAGCGTGATCATCGCAGTGGCTTTGGCCTGCCTCCGACATTCCCTATGCGCAGTTTGTTATCGTTGATGGCTCATCCTAAGTGGGTGTTCAACTACCTGCGAAATAAACCTAATTTCGCCAACTTTTCCCGTTACTTTGCCGACGGTAAAGACCATATGTGGCTATTTCATAACTTGGTTACGCCAATTACTTGGGACACGTTACAGTTTGTTCGCGACAACTGGGATGCGCCAATGGCAGTAAAAGGCATTATGTCCAGTAAAAATGCCAAACAAGCGGTGTCTATTGGTTGTGACGGGGTAATCGTGTCTAATCAAGGCGGTCGTAACTTTGATGGTATTACATCGACTATTGCCGCGTTAGAGGAAGTGGTTGATGCCATATCTGGTCAGGCTGACATCATTCTTGATGGTGGTATTCGCCGTGGCAGTGATGTGGTCAAAGCCTTAGCGTTAGGCGCGACAGCCTGCTCAACTGCGAGACCTTTTGTTTACGGTTTGTCTGCAGCTGGTCAGCAAGGGGTCGAATACGTCATTAACCTGCTACGCGCTGAAGTAGAACGTGCCATGGTGGTCAGTGGCGCCAAAGACATCGCCAGCATCAATGCCGATATGCTGCGCCGATAA
- a CDS encoding MBL fold metallo-hydrolase: MNEKKYQEDDEHGNSCQINGSDSSLRFPFAAPEPYLTQKISDDIYWLRIPLPFKLDHINVYLIAEQDGWCLIDTGMGTNYSKRYWQQLFDSALQGKPITRIVITHNHPDHVGLANWLQQKFHCPVIMSKREFEIMAYLFSISGSTPPDYYLDYLLRAGMSTEHADKVRQHRDNGYDKAVDGLPKDCQFVDHGDNITLGKYQFNIIIGSGHSPAHVSLYCPELNILFSGDQVLPDIPSMVTLYPKNPKFKDHRKQNPLGRWLKALNGLKALPSDTLVLPSHNKPFIGLHARVDEIIANHCALLNQLLAALQQGKTVSQSIMPIYKRKVRDQVYVMFISELLAHIQFLEQLGLVAREQGAEVDIFSTISAPDMCQQIDDYLSR; the protein is encoded by the coding sequence ATGAATGAGAAAAAATACCAAGAAGATGATGAGCATGGTAACAGTTGCCAAATCAACGGCAGTGATAGTTCATTACGCTTTCCTTTTGCAGCGCCTGAACCCTATTTAACGCAAAAAATATCTGACGATATTTATTGGTTGCGCATTCCGCTGCCCTTCAAGTTAGATCATATCAATGTTTACCTTATTGCAGAGCAAGATGGCTGGTGCTTAATAGACACCGGCATGGGCACCAACTACAGCAAACGCTATTGGCAACAATTATTCGATAGCGCCTTACAAGGTAAACCAATAACCCGTATCGTTATTACCCACAATCACCCAGACCATGTTGGTTTGGCCAACTGGCTTCAGCAAAAATTTCACTGTCCGGTGATCATGTCCAAGCGTGAATTTGAGATCATGGCGTATTTATTTTCGATTAGTGGTTCAACACCTCCGGATTATTACCTGGATTACTTACTCAGAGCCGGCATGTCTACAGAGCATGCTGATAAAGTCAGGCAACATCGCGACAACGGTTACGATAAAGCCGTGGACGGTTTACCTAAGGACTGCCAGTTTGTTGACCATGGTGACAACATTACGTTAGGTAAATATCAATTTAACATCATTATTGGCAGCGGCCATTCGCCAGCACATGTCAGCTTGTATTGCCCAGAGTTAAATATTCTGTTTAGTGGTGACCAAGTACTGCCGGATATTCCCTCCATGGTCACCTTGTACCCGAAAAACCCCAAATTTAAAGACCATCGTAAACAAAACCCATTGGGACGATGGCTAAAAGCCCTGAACGGTTTAAAGGCCCTGCCAAGTGATACTCTAGTACTGCCGTCTCATAATAAGCCTTTTATTGGCTTGCACGCTCGAGTCGACGAAATCATTGCCAATCATTGTGCTTTGTTAAATCAACTTTTAGCGGCTTTGCAGCAAGGAAAAACCGTGAGCCAAAGCATCATGCCGATATATAAGCGTAAGGTGCGCGATCAAGTGTACGTGATGTTTATATCTGAATTGTTGGCTCACATTCAATTTTTAGAACAACTCGGTTTAGTGGCGCGAGAACAAGGCGCGGAGGTAGATATTTTTAGCACCATAAGCGCGCCAGATATGTGTCAACAAATTGACGATTACCTGAGCCGATAA